The region GCTGTTTAACCATATATCTCCgctttcaatatatatacacgttatATTTTGTGAAGTGAAATCAGGAGCAAAAAAGACAAGTGATATTAACATTACGGTTTTTCAATCACAACTAAAAAATACTTGttgtttttttgctttttatcgGCGCAAATCAGTTTTATCGCgtacagaaattatataactgGGGTTTTGTTGCAACTCCACTTACATACTAGTTTTTACAGCGATACGCAGCTAATcatttttaatggaaaaatctTGAATCTCGATATGACACGAAAATGATATCtacctatattatataaataattattgtgatATTAATCCAAGTTTGACAGACTTGCGGCGTACTCGGGATCTTTCCTGACGTCTTTCACTAGTACTTTTGGCTTGATATCAATCAGTGTTGCGAGAGTGAGACAATTTACCCTCATGCTAAGGCCCCCGACCACCATATACGTGCTTAACTCGGCCAGATTAATCGGGCTGCTCGGTATTCCGTAATGCGATAGCGGTTCGCGCtgtatttcttcttcctcctctaaTCCCGCGTTTATACTTTGCGCCGCTGGTAAACGCGGCGTAAAAGAGGTCGGCGGATACCTCGGATTCGTAGACTTGCGCGCGACAGCTTTGAATACACGTGGGCTCGATTTCGTGCACAGAACGACCGATTTGGTGGTGGATTTTTTCGCGACAGCCTGACGATCATCGCCGCGATCTCTTTTCGATACTCCCAAAAGATACTGATCATCCTCGTTTTTCGTGTCACCAAGTTCGGTATGCCTGGCATGTTTCAAGTTCTCTACGACCGACTCGAAGTTTGGGGCATTCTTCGAGTTCGTCGCGGAACCTGCGTACTTCTCGGCACTGTATGCGGGCAATCGTGTCGACGTTCTGAAATATACAGAATTCGGATGTTTGATTAGGTGTCTCCTGATGAAAGCaacagtatatgtatataatatatatgagcAAGCACCTACCCTTGTAACTGATCATGCTCTttctgttgttgctgctgctgctgctgctgttccTGCCACTTGTGGGGTAGGTGCGAATGGAACATGTTCTGATGCCTCATCCTATCGTTGTTGGTCTGGCAAAACTCCTGGCACCATTGACAAACCCATCCGGATCGTTGAGTGACAGGCGACAGATTCTCCGTCTGCTTCGCTTGCTCGTTAACGTCCTTTTTCGCGGAATTTGTAGACGAAAATTTTGGCACAGGTATCTCCTTGTATCTAAACGGCAACTTTACGTTGGAAGTGGCTTCCGAACCCTTTAATTCCTTATGCATGAGATTCCAGTGCTGCCTAATGGATGACAGCGAGATGCTGCGAAGATCGCAATAGAAGCAGCCGTAGATTATAGTCGACGCCTCACGACGTTCCTCCCCCGTGCTCTTCAACATCCCGTCGACATCCCGTTTTTGAGGCGTCGACGGTTTGCTTTTTGTCTCGCCGGAGGAGGAGCCAGCCGCCGATGTTAGTTCCTTAAATTTCAACGGCAATGAGGGATGATTTATTTTCCAATGCTCCACCATTTCTGCCTTAAATATACAGCTGTAGGTACAATACAGGCACTTAAGATTGTGCTTTAGAGTGGCGTGTGTTCTCATATGACTCTTCAGGCCAGTATAATTTACGGCTGTGAAATTGCACAATTCGCACCTCTCTAAGTGATTGCTGGTGGAAGCGGTTGCGGAAACGCTAGTAGCAGAGTGGCCGGTGGCCACGTTGTTGCTAGCCGTGTTCTCTGTATTCAATTTTCGCCTTTTGCCCTTTATTGGCGAGAGACCGTATTCCTTTTCCCAAAACTCATCGGACAACTTTGCGACCGTCGCATTCGGATTGCGTATAATATTTTCCGGATCGTTCGGGTGCTTCGCGCGGATGTGCTGGCGCAGCAACGGTTCCGAGTTGGAGCTGCGGTCGCAGTAAGGGCACAAGAAGCCAAACAGTTTCAAATGCGAATACTGAACGTGCATCTTGAATCCGCGCTGGCGGTTGAATGTGTGCTGACAGTGCTTGCAGGCAATCGGCTTCTCCAGATTGTCATCAGTCTTTTCGCGAACTGCGcctaaaattatacaaaatcatACACGACGTTCTCGCTTATGGACGGTCGAAACAAGACTGTAAACACGAGTTCCGTACGTACGCTCTATACTTACGTAAATCATTTTCGGACATGTTCGCGTCGTTGCTCCCGTCTTCGTGCATCTCGTCCTCCTTCATGTCGATTACGAGATCCTCGTTGTCTCggctgtcgtcgtcgtcgtcggtgtCTATGTTGCTTTTATTAGAATCTTCAAGAACGTCATTCTGCAGGTTGGATATCGTAGGTGCAAGATTTACGGTCTTCTTGTCGGCTAGGATTTTTACGGAACTAACATCTGGACTAACGGGTGTCGCTACACTTCTATTGGCAACATTCATGTTATGAGACGACGCCTTGATCATATCGGTTTGCTTCTTCAACAAAGTCATCACCTGCAAATTAAAcagtgtaatattaatatattatattaatattaatttattctgtttcattttattaatgttgataataaatggtaaaaaacatgataaatgTATCAAGGTTTAATAATCATGTACCCAATACTCAATCGTGTTATCCGGCGAAAGTGGCTCGTATGCTGGATTTTCTCCATTATGACGTTTCCCAAAATGCTGCAGCAATGCTTTAcgatttatcgataaatatccGCAAGTCTTACAATGCCATCTAAACAGATACATAATCTCTCttaataatagtatttctGCTGGCTAAAGTTGCAAACATAACGTGACGGGATATCCAAAACACACGTTAAAGGTAGCGTAGCGACAACGTCTACTCACGTTCAGCGTGCGTTGCAGATCTTTAACATGTAACACGTAGGCGTACAAGTTTTAATATAGCATATCGCTTACCTCGGATAGTTCAACTCCCTATAAAGATGATCTCTCATATCGTGCTTGTATTTCGTCTTGAAGTGATTACACAGTGTACAGACATACATATTGGCATCCGGTTTGCCATAAGGTCCAAACCTTCCCATGTCAGGATCATTAATGTCACTCAGTTCACCCGCATCTGTTTTTGAGTCTTTAGCCGATTTATTATTGCCGGTGTCGCCTCCTGTCTCTCCGGATAATTTGTCGCACGAGAGCGATCGTTTCGATTTCTCCTTAGATTGCTTATTATTGTCGTCGAGAGACGTCGATTTCCCGgtcgattttattttagctGGCTTTGTCACGATTTCTGCGTCGCTCTTGCGTTTACCTAGAGATACCTTCGGCGAAGCTGCGGACGACGTTTCGCTCGACGTTTCAATATCTTCCTCCAAAAGAATCCCGCGGATATGTCGAACTCGCGGCATGTTTCTCAGCCAAAGTGGCGTCGTATCAAAGGGCTCGTCTTGCCCGCCTTGCTCCACAGCTTCCGTGTTCCGTTTGTTGACACCTTTTATCCTCTGGTATATCATGGTGTAATCGGCATTGGTGTCATATGCGTGCTTGCTATTTATATGCTGCTCGAGAAGTACCTTTCCGTTCGTTTTGAATGAGCACTGAGTGCACTTGTATTGGGAATTCTCGCCGTGAGCCGTGTCAGCATGGTTGACTACATCGGCTTTGTAAACACATTTAAAATCGCACAGCGTACATTTCCAATGATTGCCGTCCGGATCGGGTACCTCCTCCTCGGTCTCTTCCTGGACCGGTTGCTGAACAGTCTCTGTGTTTTCAATTTCCCTTACGACTTGTACGAAAAGTCTCTTCCCCGGATGCTTGTCCACGGTAAGATGCCGTTCCACAACGTGCCTAGATGTCATTTTAATACTATTAGAGAGCATAGAAAGTGTACTCGCGCCAACGAGAAAATCTTAAAACATCTGACAAGTAACATATTCCTCTTTTTCATAccgtacataatttttttttaagtcaaaATGATCTTGTTTATCTTGATTACTGATATTAATGAtcattattaaatagtaaTCAAGCTTATTAGTCTTACTTGTCAcatgttttaaaattgtatcaagtatatgtataaaattataatttttataaaaagatctGGGTCAAGCAGGTCCATGATGCCAGGGACAGAAATGGGTGGCAAAGTACGGTGACGGAGGCCATCTCTAAATTGGAAACAGGCTAATCGGAAGTGGATCACAACACATCTGACACTATGATAATGATGTACAAACCtatgataatgatgatgattgCAATGGGAGCATTTGTAGAGTCTTGTATCGTGCATTTTCAAATGAATGCCCATTTTGTCGATCGCTATATTTTGATTCTCTTGACCTGGCTGCGGTGGAGGACAATGTGGACAACGGAAATATGGCTCATCCGAATGTAGAGCCTTCAAATGATACCTCAACATCGCCTCGTCCACTGTTAAGTAATTACATTCGGCTACGCCGCATACATATCTACCGCAGAAAAGTAATAGATTGTTGGAACAGTATTTCACTGTTGCAATCTCATAATATGTCGTGCGtgcaatgatatatatacattaaaataatataccttTTGTGTTCCGGTATAAACTTCGGTATACCATCATCCTCCTCGCTTTCCTTAATAGATTCTTTCGGTTTCGCGCCCATGCGACCGTTTTGGTGCGAGCTGCTCGCCAGATTCACCATCTTATCgaacattttctctttcttatctAAACAAGGAACAGGATTGACCGGACCGCTCTCTGGTACGGTCTCGTCTTTTGCGTGTAATTGCAAATGCCGGATAATGTTTGTCCGAACTTTAGTTGTGTAAGGACATACGGCGCATTGGACTTGTCGATTGTAAATCGCTTGACGCGGTAATTGCTCAATCTCATCGGGACTgaacgataatttttcgttatccGCAGTTTTGTCATTTTCCTGTTCCGCTCCAGACCTAATACCTTTACGCCTCTTGGTTCTTTTATCGGCAGATCCGAAaggctataaaaaaattacatatacatgACACTCTGtctctttgaaaaaaaaaaaagatacagtGTTAaggtattatattaaatattgatgagagaaagagacttACAACCGCTTGCACGATGAAGAGACCATCCACCGATGGGTTTGTTGGGTCGGCAGGCACTAACTTCGTGTTGAGGAATTTGTGTTTTGTCTTCATGTGGGCTGTAGCTTGATATGAAACCGAATATCTCAATTTACACATCGAACATCCAAAACGCTTCAATCCGTGAGTCTTCATATGTTCTAGGAGCAAGCCAATTTTGACGAATCGTTTTTTACAATGCGGGCAAAATAAGTTTTTCATGGGCTCTCCAAGATTGCACGTCTTAATGTGCGCTTTCAACAAGAGTACTTGCGACGCCGTAAAACTGCATTCCAGATAACCGCATTTATATAACTCATGTCCGATACGGCCGGTGTCTTTGATGTCGTCCAAAGTCAAAGGTTTGTCCGGCTCTGGTTGAGCGGTCGCCGTAGCACGCGCCGTAGCAGTCGCCGTAGCCGCGGCCTCTTTGGACTTGCATTTAATCGCGGTAGTGTCGCTGCTAGATGCAACCTGCTCTTTATTCTCAGCCCTTGTCTCGTCGAAACAGGTCGGTTCCGTTTTCTTTACCTCAACTTGAGCGTTTTTCTGCGCGGCAGCAACTTTCTCTTCGCTCTCCAAGATCTCAATGTCACTGTCTTCGGTTTTATCCGCGGATTTAGAGGACATGTTGCCGGAATTGGGTGTGAAATTCTTCAAAAGTTCCGCATTATCGAGGAAATTGGTATTTACGAATTCGTCACTGCAATTGAATTCACCTGAGAATTCTAGTGGGTCTACCGCGTCGGAGTCGTTCATGGACAATGACAGATTTATTTCTGGTTCCTGAAGAATTTGACTTGTGGTATGGTCGCTTAATTTTCCCATCTTTGAGTGTAGAAACGACTTTGTTTGCACAGGCTGTTTTTCAGCGATGTTCGTACTCGTTTTTTCGCCGACACTGGCTCGAGTCACATCATCTGCAGGTTGTTCATTTGTTGAGATCGTGTCAACCGTGGTCTCAACTTGTGCGTCCTTTGGATCATCACTGACTGCCCCGACAAATGTCAAGTCCTTTTTCTTCAAGTTGTTGAGCGGTTTAGACCGAGTGTCAGTTGACGAAGCAACTACAACATTTAACAAAGGTGTAGAGATTTGATCGTTTGTTGCATCTTTCTTGGTTGTCGTCTTTTTAGAATCGTCAGCATTTGAATCAAAGCTTCCTTCATTTATTTTTGGTGTGATTGTTCGCAAAAGAAGCTGACGTATAACTTCCTCGGTGTAGTTTGGCTGAAATTACGCGCACGTGCACgatatattaaaagcatttACACGTTATTGAAACAATCTAGTGtcactttttaataatgtgtctaaaatttcgaattttgttcaaaatataaaagtctCTGATAACATGAACATTATTAGATAAACACCAAACgaccgatatatatatatatatatatatatatatatatatatatatatatatatatcctaaacttgtaataaaataaataaaaaagacattcaaaataaaaagtttgtttAATATAGTGACAAAATGACATGCACACAgcttgttttaattaaatgattatttcCAAGAATCATACCTTTGGAGGAAGCGCACGCTCCAGAACCTGAGGTAATCGATTGCAATGAAAGGCGCTCAAATGCTGATGCATTTCGTTTAGACTCTCGGCAccataaaaacaatataagcacTGGTACTTGCAAAATCCATGCACTTTATAATGCTGTAAAGTACAAAGTATATTACAGTAAAACgagcaatatttataattactttccTTTTCCTAATAGCGTTTATAGATGATTGCAGAATACGTACAGTTATGAGAGATTCTGCCGTGTGCATAGTGTTACATAAATGACATTTGTGCTTAAACTGAAATGATGGATGTTTTGTCTTCAAGTGTACGGCAAATGCTTCACGTGTATAAAAGATTTTGTCGCAATCTGGAACCCCGAGCAATGTTTGGAATTAGCATCGTACATATGCCATATACAAACATCAACATATTATATTAGCACGTTTGTAacatgatatattataatcaatactattaaaattacacacCATGTTTGCAAATAAAAGGTTTTACGTAATCTTTGCGATTGACATCTTCTTGTTCCTGAGTCGACCTTTGCGGCTTGCCTAATAGATAATAGAGTACGGTCCCGGGATGACAAGTCgtctgaaaaatttaattaaacaactaaatattattccttctcttttctctttatcaACATAGTTACagtaactaaaaattattacgtgATGTTGTTGTACGTAGGACGGTACAACGGCTCGATAAAAGCAGTAACCGCACTGGTACCGGCAATGGCTGTGTTTCTCCCACAAGTGAGCTTCCAAGCTTCTCCAGTTACTCGGAGAAGCGTGGCAATAGGCGCACTTCATATAATCGTTCGCCTCCGTGCTGTTCTGTTTGCTGGCCTCGAAATGCTTAAAATAGTGCTGGTCGTACAATGCGAGGGAGTCGGTCGTGTAAGAGCAATTGCGGCCCATGCACTTGTAGAAGTGAGCCAGCTTTGCCTCAGTCAGCATCGCCGTATATGCCTCCACAGACTTTAACTTGACCGCAAAGGAGGACGAAGAGACCGCGGTGTCCTTGGATTTGGCTGACATGGGCGAACGTATCACTTTGATTTTCCTTGACCTGTAATTCAAGCTCGCGGGGTTTGTCGTCGTGAGGCTTGTCGCGGGGCTTGTTGTCGCTAAGCTTGTCGACGAGACGATCACCGGGTGGATCCTCAGAGCTACGGTCAAGGAATTCAATGTTAAATATGTGCCGATGGATTTCGCTGAGACACGGATGTTGGCAAATTTTTGATCGGGCATACCGTGCACGCTCGAATTTATCAGCGGCTGTAGTAAgacattcttttttaatattaaaggtTGGCTAGGTTTCCTCAGAATAGGTATCTCTTTGCTCTTCGTAGGCGAGATCTCCACCGCTCTCCTAATGTCACTTACCTGGAAATAGCGTAATaatgaaatgaaaaatgtGGTAATGTCAACAGACAACGAGTCGGGATGCCggcaatgaaaaataattgtgacaCATTCACGTACAATATGGCTTTCGTTGTGATCGGGTTTTGCGAGGCTAACCACGTTTTCGATCTTCAAAAACGAGCATTCTTCCTCTGCGTCCGTTTGCAGTGAGTCTACCGCGCTATCCGATTGAGCTCCATCTAATCGAATTTTACTCATTAATATAGATACATGCATATTTCTGTTGAATAcgttaattaacgaatctcttGCGTTTCCTCATTAACGCATTCAACTACTCTTATCTTTTACTAAAATCTACAACTACAATCTATATCGATCGGTTTCAATCTCACCACCTGTATTGACGTCTTGCGAATCTTGTTGCGTATCCGTTGGCACTGATAGCATATCGCCGCTCAGCCGTCTAAACTTGATAAAACTTTGTGGCGGACTCTTGCACGACGTCGGCGTCATCATTTCCTTTTTCGAATACTTGACGTTTTGTTGTTTCGTTGGCGACGGCTGGACATTAGAGATCGACACGACGTCCGGTGCTTTCGGGATCGACGACATAGGCTCGCTCTTGATCTCCGTTTTAATATCGAGCATCGGTTCTGGTACTGCTGGCTCCAACGGTTTGACGTTCTGAAGCTGCGCGGCCAGCCTCTGTATTGTCGTCAGCATTGGATCCCGCGACGAAGACGCGTCTATGGTCGAGGTCTCCTTCAAGATCATCGTGACGTCGGTCTGCTCAGAATCCGATTGCTCGGTGCTCGAGTCCGACTCGAAGATTGGCGCCGAGCGCTCCGTGTCGCTGTTCTCGTTGTCGCTCTCCGTGTCCTTGCACGAGTCCACGATCGCGAGAGGATCCCGGATCTTCACGTCCACCTTGTCCGTCTCGTCGTTCGTCACCTCTGACTTATCAGCAGCCACGTGTTCCTCCGTAAGAAAAGGGCGACGCTCCTGACTGCTCGGCTGACTTACAAGATCCTCCTTGATGATTATGTCTTCGGTTTTCAGAGGTTCCGCGGACGAACTCTCAAAAGGCAACGAAGGGTTTTCCCTCGCTTCCGAACGGTGCTCCGTCGGCGTGTTGCCGTCAGGGACCGGACTGACGACCGCGTCCGTTCGCATCTTGTCTTGCAGTTTGTCTATTATGGACAGGCCCGATTTAGTGCTCTTTAATAGAATGCCGATGTTATTGGCGATCTCTTGCATCGTTTTCTGCCGCTCCCGCTGTATCTCCATCTCTCTGTTTTCCAATTCAGGTGGGCAAACAAAAACGCTTAGATTACCAGTGCTCACCGACGATCCCTCCGGCTCTCCTTGAGACAGTTTCGGTGTTGACTCGCTCTCTTCCTTGATCTGAATCGTCTCCTCCGTTTTTGGTTCGCGCAGAATACCGTCACCGGTCG is a window of Temnothorax longispinosus isolate EJ_2023e chromosome 1, Tlon_JGU_v1, whole genome shotgun sequence DNA encoding:
- the LOC139823570 gene encoding uncharacterized protein isoform X1, which translates into the protein MDEYDKKFAEMQKYIPFLEAMIERLQNVKDKDNRHIQLQKMQSLHGILSNSKRKLKIETLQRCEDVLQKLYNRVEKFQGNTPGLHVPFKQNDGVTTLPSTSSEKAKSKRCTEPGHAQDVEKDKEIDETPESPDTIRSSSPDCQILPIIIPTERSELDRRRQKQRPKEIPVITLTDNAKPDSTSDDVMVMTHAPAEWDMLEESERNNSRNRGTRQPSLVATSHDVATAAQLISNSLPQRVSDSRNYTLDSQDIDIPTVPVPSLGGSRRLSSILEKNRLNLDIVAASSSRSESPVNVPEVRLNSPDPEILFAKPRASSPRPRSKDSHNTPLKPPPKPPSIPLLFSPPSLHEPPLSMEDLAELLNDGEKGADEKGAKANENAARHEETDKALKNLPLSERVKLDATRKSLPNTAGVSSVKSSEIRASPHQSNTSQRSASHASFLGSKFQEPRYADNYERHPRQRDAHAHDSARDKVITISDDIPSQIPGFHNSANKPDERNVSLYQRRPSVPSVPDAREDVNLSRSENEFIIDNTDYYNMHANQMHWASPTATTDHQFGNTQWTPSPYGGVTNPPLQPTQHSFTRPPMEPQFRQNQFPPTLPANGPRPLAINPTVRPQEMSHMARPENVREDIPPLITPHNTGFSPQYRGFQMGQGSYDPAFPASRPTEYPHVRPTWEGPANRISETTYETVIPCGIQVISESSTGTSYPRPNTPCPWGTQNRSNRSQGRDGYYDRNRTEVRPSFNRDVRRSDWSRDGHSDRENPTRFPNRDPRVRTEHNTSATQAKETGGASARDPRLAKDKHVNVNVNVSTKVKDTVHKEREKDPKKRPVTTTTTKTTKEKPKSQKSPEKDKLLKDRMQSPLESLYGVIDTKVSQTSGLQKFKIPKIKRPEAAPQPTRVANEAKKVEESASVKPARVKSSSKKSSKSSSKNKSKDVASAEVSSSSDGTRATETSVQQSDAAKDVKNPASSSPEKSEKDETKIGEADSVTTNNSKSSDVAKKGKKDKKAKKDKKDKQDESEATQDGSKSKEEVTQEWIEALIRKSFESGEGKKLVEQAKLIQKLGEALKQKKFKKLKKIIEAESESSSDKDETVEAKKTKKKRRVIVSDSSDDECLAERLSILTTSTATNVEEEPAAQDSAISTDAKTSEEKLEATASSNKLSKEQTQNDDAKENDSLLETRGEDCVQVDVDKNKDVHVEKESRKNDRLEDGNENINVHSAKSEKPVSRLEDSDKKKKQIEDSQDKSTVEKSKASTESNIECFDQTSTTSIESLDRDKDRTTHAVATDITDQEVDTDKPKVKTKRRNSLEMLQEDIREMFISEGVVTATGYRMCRLSKEGQSPSSPSPLSMNSKKDEPLNIAEKKMAESTTETNESVATKSRKSLRSRIIEDESSKPKAKSKIDTRRTRSLRSLRKSIPSSDSEEDQPLALRTEKLMLRNAGTSTPNQEVDRSEESNNDTLRRRSKRVLRKDTVMEPRVLVEKADITKIDSSKIMFDSSSDESLGIDVSKLAAAVDISLRPDKQSDRDSVDTVITSRRRKDAKNTGKRKSKRSFALTDDKTEDEMSFTDEEETTMSDFSMSSNTTIGQGTSSGAARTTTRKDLLSNILIGLVPTTEKTTSIDRGSEADLQEYATDPLAIDEPSAKKLTRRKKKKKSSWKMGIVTSRKRKKKTAFGATSKTAQTSIEETTTETTVSMDTVKADGSIAADNKEPTTVEKTREKILGDNYAVNDARVKCEDIKSLVNTDSFDTDFKDFAKLLEPISTATLDEAFANDSLSVEENKSTKMDLEEAESLTSANLTAASAATANKFFKEPPKIVYDELMAELFRRIDRKHLIDYAWLGQDKYKCLLCFFTGKNIVHHYKVSHHGREVLISRLKSTDAQAAIVDTERAATVISSAATETGQTCKFCCRFCGWITLGAADAALEAFYEHCTTHTGEYRFHCNTCSYQAVAKASMKTHYYKICRRDKTFNESASEDVVPREAGIYGYLCRSCNYVQLKRQNVEAHVAFWHREQMDTEILKINMATSNNEHAHESAASVSNAEEPFVAETKPQVSELGTIERKAVVPLVSIARLAESEGSTETTGDGILREPKTEETIQIKEESESTPKLSQGEPEGSSVSTGNLSVFVCPPELENREMEIQRERQKTMQEIANNIGILLKSTKSGLSIIDKLQDKMRTDAVVSPVPDGNTPTEHRSEARENPSLPFESSSAEPLKTEDIIIKEDLVSQPSSQERRPFLTEEHVAADKSEVTNDETDKVDVKIRDPLAIVDSCKDTESDNENSDTERSAPIFESDSSTEQSDSEQTDVTMILKETSTIDASSSRDPMLTTIQRLAAQLQNVKPLEPAVPEPMLDIKTEIKSEPMSSIPKAPDVVSISNVQPSPTKQQNVKYSKKEMMTPTSCKSPPQSFIKFRRLSGDMLSVPTDTQQDSQDVNTDGAQSDSAVDSLQTDAEEECSFLKIENVVSLAKPDHNESHIVSDIRRAVEISPTKSKEIPILRKPSQPLILKKNVLLQPLINSSVHGMPDQKFANIRVSAKSIGTYLTLNSLTVALRIHPVIVSSTSLATTSPATSLTTTNPASLNYRSRKIKVIRSPMSAKSKDTAVSSSSFAVKLKSVEAYTAMLTEAKLAHFYKCMGRNCSYTTDSLALYDQHYFKHFEASKQNSTEANDYMKCAYCHASPSNWRSLEAHLWEKHSHCRYQCGYCFYRAVVPSYVQQHHTTCHPGTVLYYLLGKPQRSTQEQEDVNRKDYVKPFICKHDCDKIFYTREAFAVHLKTKHPSFQFKHKCHLCNTMHTAESLITHYKVHGFCKYQCLYCFYGAESLNEMHQHLSAFHCNRLPQVLERALPPKPNYTEEVIRQLLLRTITPKINEGSFDSNADDSKKTTTKKDATNDQISTPLLNVVVASSTDTRSKPLNNLKKKDLTFVGAVSDDPKDAQVETTVDTISTNEQPADDVTRASVGEKTSTNIAEKQPVQTKSFLHSKMGKLSDHTTSQILQEPEINLSLSMNDSDAVDPLEFSGEFNCSDEFVNTNFLDNAELLKNFTPNSGNMSSKSADKTEDSDIEILESEEKVAAAQKNAQVEVKKTEPTCFDETRAENKEQVASSSDTTAIKCKSKEAAATATATARATATAQPEPDKPLTLDDIKDTGRIGHELYKCGYLECSFTASQVLLLKAHIKTCNLGEPMKNLFCPHCKKRFVKIGLLLEHMKTHGLKRFGCSMCKLRYSVSYQATAHMKTKHKFLNTKLVPADPTNPSVDGLFIVQAVPFGSADKRTKRRKGIRSGAEQENDKTADNEKLSFSPDEIEQLPRQAIYNRQVQCAVCPYTTKVRTNIIRHLQLHAKDETVPESGPVNPVPCLDKKEKMFDKMVNLASSSHQNGRMGAKPKESIKESEEDDGIPKFIPEHKRYVCGVAECNYLTVDEAMLRYHLKALHSDEPYFRCPHCPPPQPGQENQNIAIDKMGIHLKMHDTRLYKCSHCNHHHYHSIKMTSRHVVERHLTVDKHPGKRLFVQVVREIENTETVQQPVQEETEEEVPDPDGNHWKCTLCDFKCVYKADVVNHADTAHGENSQYKCTQCSFKTNGKVLLEQHINSKHAYDTNADYTMIYQRIKGVNKRNTEAVEQGGQDEPFDTTPLWLRNMPRVRHIRGILLEEDIETSSETSSAASPKVSLGKRKSDAEIVTKPAKIKSTGKSTSLDDNNKQSKEKSKRSLSCDKLSGETGGDTGNNKSAKDSKTDAGELSDINDPDMGRFGPYGKPDANMYVCTLCNHFKTKYKHDMRDHLYRELNYPRWHCKTCGYLSINRKALLQHFGKRHNGENPAYEPLSPDNTIEYWVMTLLKKQTDMIKASSHNMNVANRSVATPVSPDVSSVKILADKKTVNLAPTISNLQNDVLEDSNKSNIDTDDDDDSRDNEDLVIDMKEDEMHEDGSNDANMSENDLRAVREKTDDNLEKPIACKHCQHTFNRQRGFKMHVQYSHLKLFGFLCPYCDRSSNSEPLLRQHIRAKHPNDPENIIRNPNATVAKLSDEFWEKEYGLSPIKGKRRKLNTENTASNNVATGHSATSVSATASTSNHLERCELCNFTAVNYTGLKSHMRTHATLKHNLKCLYCTYSCIFKAEMVEHWKINHPSLPLKFKELTSAAGSSSGETKSKPSTPQKRDVDGMLKSTGEERREASTIIYGCFYCDLRSISLSSIRQHWNLMHKELKGSEATSNVKLPFRYKEIPVPKFSSTNSAKKDVNEQAKQTENLSPVTQRSGWVCQWCQEFCQTNNDRMRHQNMFHSHLPHKWQEQQQQQQQQQKEHDQLQGTSTRLPAYSAEKYAGSATNSKNAPNFESVVENLKHARHTELGDTKNEDDQYLLGVSKRDRGDDRQAVAKKSTTKSVVLCTKSSPRVFKAVARKSTNPRYPPTSFTPRLPAAQSINAGLEEEEEIQREPLSHYGIPSSPINLAELSTYMVVGGLSMRVNCLTLATLIDIKPKVLVKDVRKDPEYAASLSNLD